In one Arenibacter antarcticus genomic region, the following are encoded:
- a CDS encoding isoprenyl transferase has product MTTTTEENKKALPKHIAIIMDGNGRWAKQQGKLRIFGHENGVKTVRRTVEDCAKLGVEFLTLYTFSTENWNRPKLEVDMLMRLLVSSLKKELATLKKNNIRLNTIGNIATLPKRAHKELLDVMSKTSENTGMTLTLALSYGAREELKNAIQQIAIKVKNNIISPEIIDETIINNHLYTHNLPDVDLLIRTSGEHRISNFLLWQIAYAELYFIDVFWPDFTEHHLLEAIKNYQNRERRFGKTSEQLI; this is encoded by the coding sequence ATGACTACCACAACAGAAGAGAACAAAAAAGCGCTGCCAAAACATATTGCCATTATTATGGATGGTAATGGTAGGTGGGCAAAGCAGCAAGGTAAATTGAGGATTTTTGGCCATGAAAATGGAGTGAAGACCGTGAGGAGGACCGTGGAAGACTGTGCGAAATTGGGCGTTGAATTCCTCACCCTATATACCTTTTCTACCGAAAACTGGAACAGGCCCAAACTGGAAGTGGATATGCTGATGCGTCTATTGGTTTCCTCTCTTAAAAAGGAGCTGGCAACGCTTAAGAAGAACAATATTAGATTAAATACTATTGGGAATATAGCCACTTTGCCAAAAAGGGCTCATAAGGAATTATTGGATGTGATGTCCAAAACCAGCGAAAATACAGGAATGACCTTGACCTTGGCGCTGAGCTATGGTGCACGGGAAGAGCTGAAGAATGCCATTCAGCAGATAGCTATCAAAGTTAAAAATAATATAATTTCTCCTGAAATTATTGATGAAACCATTATAAATAACCATCTTTACACGCATAATTTGCCAGATGTAGACCTCTTGATACGCACTAGTGGCGAGCATAGGATCAGTAATTTTCTACTTTGGCAGATTGCATACGCAGAATTATATTTTATTGATGTATTTTGGCCAGATTTTACGGAGCATCATTTATTGGAAGCCATTAAAAATTACCAGAACAGAGAACGACGATTTGGAAAAACAAGCGAACAACTTATCTAG